CGTCGAAACCGAACAGCATAGATTCGGACTTCTTGTCGACGAGATCCTCAACCCCGAAGAGATCGTCGTAAAATCGCTCGGTCAGGAATTTGCCGAGGTGAAGATCTTCTCGGGAGCGGCCATCATGGGCGACGGAGAGGCGGTGCTCATTCTTGATACGGCCGGTATCGCCCGACATCGAAATATGCAGGGCAACCTCAGCGAGGACGAAGAAGAAGAGCAGCGAGGCTCGACCGTGCTTGAGGGGATGGAAGAATCGGGTTATCTCGTCTTCGAATCGTCGTCTTACTATTTCGGAGTTCCCGTATCATCGGTTCCAAGAATCGAACAGATCGAGTATAACCGAATCGAGACGCTGCTTGACTTCGAGATTCTCAATCATCAGAATCATATCGTTCCTCTGCTGCGGCTCGAGAAGGTCTTCGCTCTTGACAAGAAAGTGGAAATGTTTAACCAGAAAGAAACCTACGTTATTCTTTTCACGATCAACGGCTTCCGAATCGGCCTTATTGCCGACGAGGTACACAATGTCGTGACTGATTTTGAAGGAGTTGACAGGAATACCTTCACATCTGAGTCTGTTACCGCCTACGCCCTGACCGGAGGCAAGACCACCATGTTGCTCGACATCGAAGATCTGGCAGAGCGCTTCAAGAACGGACGTTACAGAGCTCTTAAAGAACATCTGAGCGAAAGCCTTGAAGGGAAGACCACGTCGGGAGTGCGCAAATGAATCGCGAATTCCTGACATGGTATGTAGGCGAGCAGATCTACGGGCTTGAGCTTCATCGCTGCAAAGAGGTGGAGAAAAATCTGCGTCTGACCCCCGTTCCGAACGCCAAGACCTATATTGCCGGTATCGTCAACCTGCGAGGCGACGTCGTCACCGTCATCGATCTGCGTCAGCTTCTGCGCAAACAAACGATAGAAAGGCCCGAACGCTTGCAGATTATACGCCTGAAATCTACGGGAACTCAGGTAGCCGTTATTGCCGAAAAGATCGACGACATCCTGAGCATAGCCGACGAAAGCCTGGAACCGGCCGGCGCTCACATGGAAGAACAGGAAGGCTACTATATTCAGTATGTGGCCATTACAAAGAAGGGCCCGATTCTCATTCTGAACAGCGAACGATTGCTGGCCGGACGTAATTGATTTCTGACCTTTCTATGAATCAAACGAAAAAGATCACCGTTCTTATCGTCGATGATTCGTCGACATACAGGCAGTTTTTGCGAGACGCCCTGTCCACCGA
This region of Leptonema illini DSM 21528 genomic DNA includes:
- a CDS encoding chemotaxis protein CheW gives rise to the protein MNREFLTWYVGEQIYGLELHRCKEVEKNLRLTPVPNAKTYIAGIVNLRGDVVTVIDLRQLLRKQTIERPERLQIIRLKSTGTQVAVIAEKIDDILSIADESLEPAGAHMEEQEGYYIQYVAITKKGPILILNSERLLAGRN